The Lysobacter sp. genome includes a window with the following:
- a CDS encoding phage tail protein, with protein sequence MSEFFIGQIMMTGFNFAPKFWAQCNGQLLPINQNQALFSLLGTQYGGNGTTNFALPDLRSRTPIGYASSVDPSWQPPAVQIGQSAGVENVTLLSTNMPAHTHAVNASSSNGDNRIPSNRAFATSNIASGTAISIYSASTGPAVPLNPATVAPAGGNQPHSNLQPYSVINFCVALSGIFPSRN encoded by the coding sequence ATGAGCGAATTCTTCATCGGTCAGATCATGATGACCGGCTTCAATTTCGCGCCGAAATTCTGGGCGCAATGCAACGGCCAGTTGCTGCCAATCAACCAGAATCAGGCCTTGTTCTCGCTGCTGGGGACACAGTACGGGGGCAACGGCACCACCAACTTCGCCCTTCCCGACCTGCGCAGTCGCACGCCGATCGGCTATGCCTCGTCGGTGGACCCGAGCTGGCAACCGCCGGCGGTGCAGATCGGTCAGTCCGCAGGCGTCGAGAACGTTACCCTGCTCAGCACCAACATGCCGGCGCACACCCATGCGGTGAACGCATCGAGCAGCAATGGCGACAACCGCATTCCGTCGAACCGCGCTTTCGCCACCAGCAACATTGCCAGCGGAACGGCGATTTCGATCTACTCGGCATCGACCGGACCTGCGGTGCCGCTGAATCCGGCCACGGTCGCGCCGGCCGGCGGCAACCAGCCGCATTCGAACCTGCAGCCCTACAGCGTGATCAATTTCTGCGTCGCGCTCAGCGGCATTTTCCCGTCGCGCAACTGA
- a CDS encoding phage tail protein codes for MSTPYIGEIRMFGFGTRGAPIGWQGCDGSLLPISEYDALFALIGTTYGGDGQTTFGVPDLRGRLPIHQGTGPGLGTYVIGQVAGTENVTVLPTQMPAHTHTMVATTALATAVTPANNLLPGAVSGDSFYVNTITGNTAAPMSAQMLTLAGGSQPHDNTMPTLTVQYCIATQGIFPSQA; via the coding sequence ATGAGTACACCCTATATCGGCGAGATCCGCATGTTCGGCTTCGGCACTCGCGGCGCGCCCATCGGTTGGCAGGGCTGCGACGGAAGCCTGCTGCCCATTTCCGAATACGACGCCCTGTTCGCCCTGATCGGCACCACCTACGGCGGCGACGGCCAGACCACCTTCGGCGTGCCCGATCTGCGCGGCCGATTGCCGATCCATCAGGGCACCGGGCCTGGTCTGGGTACCTATGTCATCGGCCAAGTGGCCGGCACCGAAAACGTCACCGTGCTGCCGACCCAGATGCCCGCGCATACCCACACCATGGTGGCGACAACCGCGTTGGCAACCGCCGTGACGCCAGCGAACAATTTGTTGCCCGGCGCAGTCAGCGGCGACTCTTTCTACGTCAACACCATCACCGGCAACACCGCCGCGCCAATGTCGGCGCAGATGCTGACCCTGGCCGGCGGCAGCCAGCCGCACGACAACACCATGCCCACGCTCACGGTGCAGTACTGCATCGCCACCCAGGGCATCTTCCCGAGCCAGGCCTGA
- a CDS encoding phage tail protein, producing MTQPFIGEIQLFGFNFNPRGWAFANGATLPISQNTALFALIGVTYGGNGQTTFQLPNFAGRAGCEQGNGPGLSPRVLGQSFGVNTVTLTSQQIPQHNHGVNAYSQTAAGSGSAAPTANGGLSFLAISTSSKTYIATPLNTQLAPNMIQPSAGGGQPHQNQQPYLGVNFCIALQGIFPSFP from the coding sequence ATGACTCAACCCTTCATCGGCGAAATCCAGTTGTTCGGCTTCAATTTCAATCCGCGCGGATGGGCGTTCGCGAACGGCGCCACCCTGCCGATCTCGCAGAACACCGCGCTGTTCGCACTGATCGGCGTGACCTACGGCGGCAACGGCCAGACCACCTTCCAATTGCCCAACTTCGCCGGCCGCGCCGGCTGCGAACAGGGCAATGGGCCGGGACTGAGCCCACGCGTCTTGGGACAAAGTTTCGGCGTCAACACCGTCACCCTCACCAGTCAGCAGATCCCGCAACACAATCACGGCGTGAACGCCTATTCGCAAACGGCAGCCGGCAGCGGATCGGCAGCGCCGACCGCCAATGGCGGGTTGTCCTTTCTCGCGATCAGCACCTCGTCGAAGACCTACATCGCGACACCTCTGAATACGCAGCTAGCGCCGAACATGATCCAACCCAGTGCGGGCGGCGGGCAGCCCCACCAGAACCAGCAACCGTATCTCGGCGTGAACTTCTGCATCGCGCTGCAGGGCATCTTCCCCTCGTTCCCCTGA
- a CDS encoding GNAT family N-acetyltransferase encodes MAASQRLAPFPAERADRMQTPALLAERGFSLRAACDDDLPWLRDLYASTRAEEMAPVPWPEIAKRSFLDQQFGLQHQHYMRHFGDADFLAIEHGQRGPVGRYYLQRAAPEHLLVDISLFPGLRGSGVGSALIRQSQTEAAALGRGMYLHVLHTNAGAHRLYTRLGFAADGGEGTHRRMRWQSPIAV; translated from the coding sequence ATGGCAGCATCACAACGGTTGGCGCCGTTCCCAGCGGAACGCGCCGACCGCATGCAAACACCCGCGCTGCTTGCCGAGCGCGGGTTTTCTTTGCGTGCCGCATGCGACGACGATCTGCCGTGGTTGCGCGACCTGTACGCATCGACGCGCGCCGAGGAAATGGCGCCGGTGCCGTGGCCGGAGATCGCCAAGCGCAGTTTTCTCGACCAGCAGTTCGGATTGCAGCACCAGCACTACATGCGGCATTTCGGCGACGCCGACTTCCTCGCGATCGAACATGGCCAACGCGGCCCGGTCGGTCGTTATTACCTGCAGCGCGCGGCGCCCGAGCATCTGCTCGTCGATATCAGCCTGTTTCCCGGGCTGCGCGGCAGCGGCGTGGGCAGCGCACTGATCCGGCAGAGCCAGACCGAAGCGGCGGCACTCGGTCGCGGCATGTATTTGCATGTCCTGCACACCAATGCCGGCGCGCACCGTTTGTACACGCGGCTGGGATTCGCCGCGGATGGCGGCGAAGGCACGCATCGGCGGATGCGCTGGCAGTCGCCGATTGCGGTTTGA